One window of the Gemmatimonadota bacterium genome contains the following:
- a CDS encoding phytanoyl-CoA dioxygenase family protein — translation MTDEQKKQFREEGYLLASGLVPEDVARRGEDAMWAALEMDRDNPETWDRVSAHAISQRHRALPENRRLGAPDILACYTDDILAALSALTGVDREEIHAPKDILTQNTFPTEGEWSHQKPHFDGGTNREKFNVTFPIPISVHSILYLSDTESHGGCTFGWPGSHKKMRGLAESNPEKYPYLWDVNSDMHKVDIGEGVELVAKRGDILFYQNFFVHAGSKNANEYPRLACRNTWRWDV, via the coding sequence ATGACAGATGAGCAGAAGAAGCAGTTTCGCGAAGAAGGGTATTTGCTGGCGTCGGGTTTGGTTCCTGAGGATGTAGCTCGCAGGGGTGAAGACGCGATGTGGGCGGCTTTAGAAATGGACCGTGACAATCCTGAAACCTGGGACCGCGTGTCAGCGCATGCGATTAGTCAACGGCATCGCGCATTGCCGGAAAATCGAAGATTGGGCGCGCCGGATATCCTGGCGTGTTATACGGATGATATTTTGGCCGCACTTTCTGCGTTGACGGGTGTGGATCGCGAGGAAATCCACGCGCCGAAAGATATCCTGACGCAGAACACGTTTCCCACGGAAGGTGAATGGAGCCACCAGAAACCTCACTTTGATGGCGGAACCAACCGGGAGAAATTTAATGTGACATTTCCGATTCCAATCAGTGTGCATTCAATTTTGTATTTGAGTGATACAGAATCGCATGGGGGTTGCACGTTTGGATGGCCGGGTTCACATAAAAAAATGCGGGGGCTTGCAGAGAGCAATCCAGAGAAGTATCCCTATCTGTGGGACGTGAATTCGGATATGCACAAGGTGGATATTGGCGAAGGTGTGGAATTGGTGGCGAAGCGTGGAGACATTCTGTTTTACCAGAACTTTTTTGTACACGCGGGAAGCAAGAACGCGAATGAGTATCCACGGCTTGCCTGTCGCAATACGTGGCGATGGGATGTGTAA